From a single Georhizobium profundi genomic region:
- a CDS encoding SDR family NAD(P)-dependent oxidoreductase, translating to MSAPRVAVVTGGSAGIGRSVAEVLVREGWRVVGCARRLDAAEELLGAGITLEQCDVADALSVASLVETVRNRHGAVAALVNCAGIVLPRKNFVETSDADMEQLFAVNVFGTLRVTRALLPLMSDGGTIVNLSSTLASRPRPGSALYAATKGAIERFSTALATEVASRQIRVHVVAPALVRSRIWLEAGMSGEAYDALLASRGKDFPLGRAGEPEDVSELIAFLVSSKANWMTGTAIQVDGGAMLR from the coding sequence ATGAGCGCTCCCCGCGTTGCCGTCGTCACCGGCGGAAGCGCCGGCATCGGCCGTTCGGTCGCCGAGGTGCTGGTGCGGGAAGGGTGGCGGGTCGTTGGCTGTGCCCGGCGTCTCGATGCGGCCGAGGAACTGCTTGGCGCCGGCATCACCCTCGAACAATGCGACGTCGCCGATGCGCTATCGGTCGCCTCGCTCGTCGAGACGGTGCGTAATCGCCACGGGGCCGTCGCGGCGCTCGTCAATTGCGCGGGTATAGTGTTGCCGCGGAAGAACTTCGTCGAAACGTCCGATGCGGACATGGAGCAGCTTTTCGCGGTCAACGTCTTCGGCACATTGCGTGTCACGCGTGCGCTGTTGCCGCTGATGAGCGACGGCGGCACGATCGTCAACCTGTCGAGCACGCTCGCCTCCCGGCCGCGCCCCGGCAGCGCCCTCTATGCGGCGACGAAAGGTGCCATCGAGCGGTTCTCCACGGCTCTGGCTACCGAGGTCGCCTCGCGCCAAATTCGGGTGCATGTGGTTGCGCCCGCGCTCGTGCGGAGCCGCATCTGGCTGGAGGCCGGCATGAGCGGCGAGGCCTATGACGCGCTGCTCGCCAGCCGCGGCAAGGATTTTCCGCTGGGCCGGGCGGGCGAGCCCGAGGACGTGTCCGAGCTGATCGCCTTCCTCGTCTCAAGCAAGGCCAACTGGATGACGGGCACCGCTATACAGGTGGATGGCGGTGCGATGCTACGCTGA
- a CDS encoding isochorismatase family protein — protein MNANVKQTEGSGTFGRRLGFGARPLLLVIDIARAFTEEGRPLAAECSAVIEQTNCLVRAARHAGVPVMYTVVAYDDANLSDAGLWALKIGGQADLLAGSSGVELDPRLDRDPSEPILVKKYASCFFGTDLSSRLAASGRDTVVIAGLTTSGCVRATAVDAIQSGFRPIVARQAVGDRWADAHAQSLSDLQAKYADVVDVGEVLDYFTDLGRPDDTSKTPVSVASHRHPPV, from the coding sequence ATGAACGCCAACGTCAAACAGACAGAGGGAAGCGGCACGTTCGGCCGGCGTCTCGGCTTCGGCGCCCGGCCGCTCCTGCTCGTCATCGATATCGCGCGTGCCTTCACGGAAGAAGGCCGGCCGCTGGCGGCAGAATGCAGCGCGGTCATCGAGCAGACCAACTGCCTCGTCCGTGCCGCGCGCCATGCCGGCGTGCCGGTCATGTACACGGTGGTGGCCTATGACGACGCGAACCTCTCCGACGCCGGCCTCTGGGCCTTGAAGATCGGTGGCCAGGCCGACCTTTTGGCCGGAAGTTCCGGCGTCGAACTCGATCCGCGTCTCGACCGCGACCCGTCCGAGCCCATTCTCGTCAAGAAATACGCGTCCTGCTTCTTCGGTACCGACCTATCAAGCCGGCTGGCCGCGTCGGGGCGCGACACGGTGGTCATTGCCGGATTGACGACGAGCGGCTGCGTCCGCGCGACCGCCGTCGATGCCATCCAGTCGGGCTTCCGGCCCATCGTCGCCCGCCAAGCCGTGGGCGATCGCTGGGCCGATGCCCATGCGCAGTCGCTAAGCGACCTTCAGGCAAAATACGCCGACGTCGTCGATGTGGGCGAGGTACTGGACTATTTCACCGACCTTGGCCGGCCGGACGATACCTCCAAGACGCCGGTCAGCGTAGCATCGCACCGCCATCCACCTGTATAG
- a CDS encoding SDR family NAD(P)-dependent oxidoreductase, producing MTQTSRKGAVIVTGAAQGLGRAFARRLAEDGYAVCLSDIAGDHVAAAADQLEKDGHAALGLAVDVTDEASVDEMVAAVVDRFGSVDGLVNNASIFSTLQMRPFFDIPLAEWRKVVDVNLTGVFICSKAVAAPMRVQGHGRIINISSAVVPMGRQNYLHYVGSKAGVVGMTRAMARELGEWNITVNAILPGATDTGIERATVTQQQRDALIAMRSIKRTQVPDDLCGVASFLMSKDSAFMSGQSLIVDGGAWFS from the coding sequence ATGACGCAGACCTCTCGCAAGGGTGCCGTGATCGTCACCGGTGCCGCACAGGGATTGGGGCGCGCCTTTGCCCGCAGGCTGGCCGAAGACGGCTACGCGGTCTGTCTGTCCGACATTGCCGGCGACCATGTTGCCGCGGCGGCCGACCAACTGGAAAAGGATGGTCACGCGGCGCTGGGCCTGGCGGTCGACGTGACGGATGAGGCGTCGGTCGACGAGATGGTCGCGGCGGTCGTCGATCGCTTCGGCTCGGTCGACGGTCTCGTCAACAACGCGTCGATCTTCTCGACCCTGCAGATGCGTCCCTTCTTCGACATTCCGCTTGCCGAATGGCGCAAGGTCGTCGACGTGAACCTGACCGGCGTCTTCATCTGCAGCAAGGCCGTCGCCGCGCCGATGCGGGTGCAGGGACACGGGCGCATCATCAATATCTCGTCGGCCGTCGTGCCCATGGGACGGCAGAACTACCTGCACTATGTTGGCTCGAAAGCCGGTGTCGTCGGGATGACACGGGCCATGGCCCGCGAACTTGGCGAATGGAACATCACGGTGAACGCCATCCTGCCGGGCGCCACGGACACGGGCATCGAGCGCGCGACCGTCACGCAGCAGCAGCGCGATGCGCTGATCGCCATGCGGTCCATCAAGCGGACCCAGGTTCCCGACGATCTTTGCGGCGTGGCGAGCTTCTTGATGTCGAAGGACAGCGCATTCATGTCGGGCCAGAGCCTGATCGTGGATGGCGGCGCCTGGTTCTCGTAG
- a CDS encoding PdxA family dehydrogenase, whose protein sequence is MKTAKIGVMIGDPGGIGPEVSVKALLAAASRQDGDAVLVGDVAAVEAAARAVGANLPVVAVETPEEARGRAIIPVIACGALQAGDFEIGKPSAASGRAVKAWMDRASALSQQGVLDGWIMGPINTQSMRMARVVEDLDDLQPKDTFMLRMSGPLRVVPIGEHLRIRDIAASVTHERICHVARLADRHLRRWGLDTPRLAVAGLNPHAMFEEDSDIIAPAVEALRAEGLTIEGPISPDSVFRKCIEGNYDAIVSMYHDQGQIALKTAAFEGACTVYLGLDYVHLSVPHGTAFDIAGKGFAQHGSMTAAIRTASMLASGRGFLAPTDTQGEAR, encoded by the coding sequence ATGAAGACTGCGAAAATCGGTGTGATGATTGGCGATCCGGGAGGCATCGGCCCGGAAGTCTCCGTGAAGGCGCTTCTCGCGGCAGCGTCCCGGCAGGACGGAGATGCGGTCCTCGTCGGCGATGTTGCCGCCGTCGAGGCGGCGGCGCGGGCGGTCGGCGCCAATCTTCCGGTGGTCGCGGTCGAGACGCCGGAGGAGGCGAGAGGCCGTGCGATCATTCCCGTCATCGCCTGCGGCGCGCTTCAGGCAGGCGACTTTGAGATCGGTAAACCTTCGGCTGCCTCGGGCCGGGCGGTGAAGGCGTGGATGGATCGTGCTTCCGCCTTGTCGCAGCAGGGCGTGCTCGATGGCTGGATCATGGGACCGATCAACACCCAATCGATGCGCATGGCCCGTGTCGTCGAGGATCTCGACGATCTCCAGCCGAAGGACACGTTCATGTTGCGGATGAGCGGGCCGTTGCGCGTCGTGCCGATCGGCGAGCATTTGCGTATCCGCGATATCGCCGCGTCCGTGACCCATGAGCGCATCTGCCATGTGGCGCGGCTGGCCGACCGGCACCTCAGGCGCTGGGGACTGGATACGCCCCGCCTAGCCGTCGCGGGCCTCAATCCGCACGCGATGTTCGAGGAGGACAGCGATATCATCGCGCCGGCGGTCGAGGCGCTGCGCGCAGAGGGATTGACGATCGAGGGTCCGATCTCGCCGGATTCGGTGTTTCGCAAATGCATCGAGGGGAACTATGATGCGATTGTGTCGATGTACCACGATCAGGGCCAGATTGCTCTCAAGACCGCTGCTTTCGAAGGTGCATGCACCGTCTATCTCGGGCTCGACTACGTTCATCTCTCTGTGCCGCACGGCACCGCGTTCGATATTGCGGGCAAGGGCTTTGCGCAGCACGGCTCGATGACGGCGGCGATCCGCACCGCATCGATGCTGGCGAGCGGACGCGGCTTCCTCGCGCCAACAGACACGCAAGGCGAGGCGCGATGA
- a CDS encoding TRAP transporter large permease has translation MLEGIPAVATGIGLLLGLMMLGLPVFIAFLLVNLIAIGIMLGPAGYGMFVNSIYETTTTGSLVTIPMFILMGEILFRSNAVNVLFHSIDTIVGKVRGRQYVLIVLLATIFSTLSGAAMGVAAMLSRSLLPAMIARGYDPKLSIGNILAGASLAPLIPPSVLAIIVGTLAGVSISGLLIAGILPGLFFASLFLAYTFIRVWLNPKLAPADDGLVSTPSTRDVVMALVRLIPFSIVILSVMGLILMGIATPTEAGAMGVLGALITAAIYRKFSLGLIVESVLASASISAMILIIMATSKLFSQLLAFTGGATALTQMVAGLDLSPWLMLLVLMGLPFILCMFIDQIALMLIMVPIYIPIVSSLGFDPLWFWLLFLVNITVGGMTPPFGYTLFAVKSGWKEGALSTVFSAAWPFVLLFVFGMVVLAVFPAMVTFLPSLL, from the coding sequence CTGCTGCTCGGGCTGATGATGCTCGGCCTGCCGGTCTTCATCGCCTTCCTCCTCGTCAATCTGATTGCCATCGGCATCATGCTTGGCCCGGCCGGCTACGGCATGTTTGTCAACTCGATCTACGAGACCACCACCACCGGGTCGCTGGTGACCATTCCGATGTTCATCTTGATGGGAGAGATTCTCTTCCGCTCAAACGCGGTCAACGTACTGTTCCATTCGATCGACACGATCGTCGGCAAGGTGCGCGGCCGGCAATACGTGCTGATCGTCCTACTGGCGACGATATTCAGCACGCTCTCGGGTGCGGCGATGGGCGTCGCGGCGATGCTCAGCCGCTCGTTGTTACCGGCGATGATCGCAAGGGGTTACGACCCGAAGCTTTCAATCGGCAACATCCTTGCGGGCGCGAGCCTCGCGCCCCTTATCCCGCCGAGTGTGCTCGCCATCATCGTCGGCACCCTTGCCGGTGTCTCCATTTCCGGACTTCTGATCGCCGGTATCCTGCCGGGTCTCTTCTTCGCCTCCCTCTTTCTTGCCTACACCTTCATTCGCGTTTGGCTGAACCCCAAGCTCGCCCCGGCCGACGATGGCCTCGTATCCACGCCATCGACTCGCGACGTCGTCATGGCGCTCGTCCGGCTGATACCGTTCTCGATCGTGATCTTGAGCGTCATGGGTCTCATCCTGATGGGAATCGCGACGCCGACCGAGGCCGGTGCTATGGGCGTTCTCGGCGCACTCATTACTGCCGCCATCTACCGGAAGTTCAGCCTCGGCCTGATCGTTGAATCGGTGCTCGCTTCGGCCAGCATCTCGGCGATGATCCTGATCATCATGGCGACGTCCAAGCTTTTCTCGCAACTGCTCGCCTTCACCGGCGGCGCCACCGCGCTGACGCAGATGGTCGCCGGTCTCGATCTATCGCCCTGGCTCATGCTCCTTGTGCTGATGGGCCTGCCCTTCATCCTTTGCATGTTCATCGACCAGATCGCGCTGATGCTGATAATGGTGCCGATCTACATCCCGATCGTGTCGTCGCTTGGCTTCGACCCGCTCTGGTTCTGGCTTCTGTTCCTGGTGAACATCACGGTCGGCGGCATGACCCCGCCCTTCGGCTATACCCTCTTTGCGGTAAAGAGCGGCTGGAAGGAGGGGGCATTGTCGACTGTGTTCTCCGCAGCGTGGCCCTTCGTGCTGCTGTTCGTCTTCGGAATGGTAGTTCTTGCGGTCTTTCCGGCAATGGTCACGTTCCTGCCAAGCCTTCTCTAG